Genomic segment of Pseudomonas sp. DY-1:
GCTGTGGCGTGCTGATGGTCTCCCACGACCTGCACCTGGTGATGAGCGCCACCGACCAGGTGGTCTGCCTGAACCGCCATGTCTGCTGCTCCGGCCACCCGGAACAGGTCAGCTTCGATCCGGCCTTCGTCGAGCTGTTCGGCCAGGATGCCAAGAGCCTCGCGGTCTATCACCACCACCACGACCATGCCCACGACCTGCATGGCGAAGTGGTGAAGCAACCTTTCCCCAGCGGCACCCGTTTCACTCCTGTCCACCAGCACGGCCCCGACTGCAACCATGGCTGATTTCCTCCTCAACGCGCTGCTCGCCGGCCTCGCCCTCGCCCTGGTGGCCGGCCCGCTCGGTTCCTTCGTGGTCTGGCGGCGCATGGCCTACTTCGGCGACACCCTGTCCCACGCCGCACTGCTCGGCGTGGCCCTCGGCCTGATGCTGGACGTCAACCCGACCCTGGCGGTGACCGTCGGCTGCGTGCTGCTCGCCGTGCTGCTGGTAACCCTGCAACAACGCCAGCCACTGGCCTCGGACACCCTGTTGGGCATCCTCGCCCACAGCACGCTGTCCCTGGGCCTGGTGGTGCTGAGTTTCATGAGCGAAGTACGCATCGACCTGATGGGCTATCTCTTCGGCGACTTGCTGGCGGTAAGCCGTACGGACCTCGCCTGGATTCTCGGCGGCAGTGCGCTGGTGCTGCTGGTGCTGATCCCCATGTGGCGGCCGCTGCTCGCGATCACCGTGCACGAGGAATTGGCGCGGGTAGAAGGCCTGCCCGTTGCGGGCATCCGCCTCGCCCTGATGCTGCTGATCGCCATCGTCATCGCCGTCGCCATGAAGATCGTCGGCGTGCTGCTGATCACTTCGTTGCTGATCATTCCGGCCGCGGCCGCCCAGCGCCATGCCCGCAGTCCCGAGCAGATGGCCCTGGGCGCCAGCCTGCTGGGCCTGGTGGCGGTCTGTGCGGGCCTGGCGCTGTCCTGGTTCAAGGACACACCGGCTGGCCCGTCCATCGTTGTCTCCGCGGCCAGCCTGTTCCTCTTCAGCTTTGCCCTGCCGCGACGCGCCTGAGGTCGGCGAGCACCAGGGACGCGGCCTTCTCCGCGATCATCAGGGTCGGCGAGCAGGTGTTGCCGGAGACGATTTCCGGCATCACCGAGGCGTCGGCAATTCGCAATCCCGGCACGCCGTGCACCTTCAGCTCGGCGTCCACCACAGCCTCCGGGCCACGGCCCATGCGACAGGTGCCCACCGGGTGGAAGATGGTGGTGCCGATCTGCCCCGCCGCCTCATGCAGCTCCTCTTCGCTCTGTAGCGCCGGGCCCGGCAGGTATTCCTCCGGCCGATAGCGCGCCAGCGCGGGCGCGGCGGCGATACGCCGGGTGAGGCGTATGGCATCAGCGGCGACTCGCAAGTCCTCGGCATCACTCAGGTAGTTAGGCCGGATCAACGGCGGCGCCTTGTGATCGACCGAGCGGATATCCACCCGGCCGCGACTCTGCGGGCGCAGGTTGCACACCGAAGCGGTGAACGCCGGGAAGGGATGCAGCGGTTCGCCGAAGCGCTCCAGTGACAGCGGCTGCACGTGATATTCGAGGTTCGCCCGGGTCTGCTCAGGACCGGAACGTACGAAGGCGCCCAGCTGACTCGGTGCCATGGCCAGCGGACCGCTGCGACTGGCGAGATACTGCAGCCCCATGCCCAGCTTGCCCCACCAATTGCCAGCCAACTGGTTGAGGGTCGGCACCCCGGACACCTTAAAGATCAGGCGCAGCTGAAGGTGGTCCTGCAAGTTGCCGCCCACACCTGGCAGTTCGTGGCGCACGCCAATACCGAGCCGCTCCAGCAAGGGCCTGGGACCTATCCCGGAGCGCTGCAGCAACATGGGCGTACTTACGGCACCGGCACAGAGGATCACTTCGCGGCGCGCACGGAACTCCTGCTGCAGGCCTTCCCAGCGCCCAACCACACCCACTGCACGCCCCCGCTCCAGCAGTAGTCGATCCACCTCCACGCCCGTACGTACGGTCA
This window contains:
- the znuB gene encoding zinc ABC transporter permease subunit ZnuB, giving the protein MADFLLNALLAGLALALVAGPLGSFVVWRRMAYFGDTLSHAALLGVALGLMLDVNPTLAVTVGCVLLAVLLVTLQQRQPLASDTLLGILAHSTLSLGLVVLSFMSEVRIDLMGYLFGDLLAVSRTDLAWILGGSALVLLVLIPMWRPLLAITVHEELARVEGLPVAGIRLALMLLIAIVIAVAMKIVGVLLITSLLIIPAAAAQRHARSPEQMALGASLLGLVAVCAGLALSWFKDTPAGPSIVVSAASLFLFSFALPRRA
- a CDS encoding GMC family oxidoreductase; this translates as MYPAHEEFDYLIVGAGPAGCLLANRLSADPKVRVLLLEAGGRDNHPWIHIPVGYLYCIGNPRTDWCYRTEAEPGLHGRSLGYPRGRVLGGSSSINGMIYMRGQSADYDRWEALGNPGWSWKDVLPLFLRSESHFGGASEFHSEGGEWRVERQRLSWEILDAFRLAAGDCGIAPVEDFNTGDNQGCGYFQVNQRSGVRWNASKGFLRPVMHRPNLTVRTGVEVDRLLLERGRAVGVVGRWEGLQQEFRARREVILCAGAVSTPMLLQRSGIGPRPLLERLGIGVRHELPGVGGNLQDHLQLRLIFKVSGVPTLNQLAGNWWGKLGMGLQYLASRSGPLAMAPSQLGAFVRSGPEQTRANLEYHVQPLSLERFGEPLHPFPAFTASVCNLRPQSRGRVDIRSVDHKAPPLIRPNYLSDAEDLRVAADAIRLTRRIAAAPALARYRPEEYLPGPALQSEEELHEAAGQIGTTIFHPVGTCRMGRGPEAVVDAELKVHGVPGLRIADASVMPEIVSGNTCSPTLMIAEKAASLVLADLRRVAAGQS